The window GTTGTCCTGTTGCCGGATCATATTCATAAACATTATGATCTTTTGAACCAAAATATAATTTATTGTTTAAAATTACACCAGAAGATCATACTTCCCCTTCTGTTCTAATAACAATTTTTTGTTGTCCTGTAGTAGGATCATACTCATACACATTATAATCTTTTGAACCAAAATATATTTTATTATTTAAAATAATTCCACTAGAAAAAACCGCACCCTTTGCTATCTTAATAATTTTTTGTTGTTCTGTAACAGAATCGTATTCATAAATATTACTGTCTTCTGAACCAATATATAATTTATTGTTAAAAACAACCCCAGAAGAAGGAAGTCATCAATTTGTTCTAATAACAATTTTTTGTTGTCCTGTAGTAGGATCATACTCATACACATTATAATCATCTGAACCAAAATATACTTTATTATTTAATATTACACCAGAAGAATGAATGTTAGCTTTTGTTCTAATAACAATTTTTTGTTGTCCTGTAGTAGGATCATACTCATAAACATTATGATCATCTGAACCAATATATAATTTATTGTTTAAAATAATTCCACTAGAAAATCAAACTTCTCCCTCTGTTCTAATAACAATTTTTTGTTGTCCTGTGACGGGATCATATTCATAAACATTATGATCTTTTGAACCAAAATATAATTTATTGTTTAAAATTACACCAGAAGATCATACTTCCCCCTCTGTTCTAATAACAATTTTTTGTTGTCCTGTAGCAGGATCATACTCATAAACATTATGATCATCTGAACCAAAATATATTTTATTGTTTAATAATATTCCACTAGCAAAAACTCCGCCATTTGTTTTAATAACAATTTTTGTTCTATTTATTTTATTATTTTCATTATTGCTTCGTTTTTGTCTTTTATTATTTATATTTTCTATTTTTTCTTGTGTTGGAGTTGGATACGGACTATTGGCAACAATGCCCGACATTCCGCTTCCTGCTATTGTTATTGTACTTAATAAACTAAGTAATTTTTTCATATTAATTAAATCCTTTTCATGAATTTTTGCTAATTAATAAATTTTTATAGTAATCACTCGACCCTTTCTTAAATTTATAAAATTTAATTAATACAAATTAATTATAAATAATTAAATAAGAATTTTTATCATTTTTTCAGAATATTGAATACTAATTCTAGAAAAAATTATCATTAAAACAAAAAAATAATCAAACCAAATTAAACTTTATTAAAATTAATACCAAGAAAGGTGGTTTTTCTATGTTAGAAATTAATAATAATTTAAAAACCCCAGAAAATAAGCATTGATTAAACTTATTTACAACCCATAAAAATATGTACACCAACAAATGTGAACAACTAGCTAATGAATACGAAAAATTAGATGAATACCTATATTTACATCATTATCGGTTAAAACAAGGTTATAAAGTAGTTCATTTTGCAACAAGAACAATTATTACAATTTTTGGTGATGTTATTTTTAAACGACGCCGATATAAATATTGAAATCAAAAATCAGGTAAATTTGAATATGTATGTTTATTAGATAAAGAAATTGGTTTACTGCCCAAACAACGCATTTATTTTGATGTCCAATTTAAAGTTTTAAGTCTTTTGGGTGATGGTAAACGCTATCGCGATGTTTTAGATGCTCTAAATCATTGTTATATTTCAAAAGCTAGTATTTCGAATGTTTTAAATAAATATGATATTGCTGAATATTTTCAACTAGCAGAAAAAGAAACTAAAAATAGAATTGATGTCAAAAATAAGAATTTATATATTCAACTAGATGAGACATTTTTAGCGACATTAGATCAGAAAGTTAAACAAGACCAGAGAATTCGTTTAGTTACTTTTCATACCGGACATAAAGAAAAAAATTATAAAAATGCTCGTAGAGAATTAGAAAACAAACGAGGTCATTTTCTAATGTTAAAAGTTGGTAAACGAATAAATACGATGGATTATCGTGATTTATTAATTAAAGAATTACAAAAACATTATGTGAATATTAATTATGACAAAATAATTGTTTGTGGTGATGGTGATACTTGAATTAGAGAAATTGCTAATAGTTTCGGTAATGTTAGATATATTTTAGATGGTTATCACGCTATTAAAAAATTAAAACAAACGGCATTTAATATTATTTTTGAAAATCGCAAAGTAACATTAAATAGTTGAATTAAATTATATAAGGATGGAAATAATCAAAAATTAATCAAAAACATTCGTAATGATGCTAAAAATGAATTAAATAAAGATATTAAAACAAATTTAAGAAAGGCGAGTAATTATTTCAGTAATAATAAGCATGGTATTCATAACCAAAATTTAGAATGAAATATCGGTTGTAGCATTGAAAGTGATGTATCGCATTTAGTAAAACAACAATTAGGCTATGGGGCAAAAATATATAATCATAAGAATTTAAATAATTTATTACATTTAAGAATGGCAAATTTAAACAAATTAAATGTATTACATTACATTAATGAAAATATTAATTCAGAAATAGAAATCAGAAAAGAAATATATAAAAATTCATTATGAAATAAATATAATAATAAAAATGACGATAGTTGAATTAATTATAAAGGTAATGCTGTAACAAATAAATATAATAGATTTAAGTAAGTAAAAATATTTAGTGAAAATTTAATAAAATTAATAATTTTTTATTGTGTAAAAATTCAATAATATGATAGAATGGTAATGAATAAAAATGACAATAACAAGAAAGGCAGGGTTAGTTTAGTAATTAAATAATATAATTAGCTGATTGTTTTACTTCTTCAAAACAATACCTAAGAAAACTAAACGCGACCATTTTGGATTTATAAGTGTATTTGATTTTAAAAATAACTTATAATCATGAGTACTGCCATAACAAAAATCTACTGAAATAATTTTATTGTTAAATAAATCAATAATTATTTGCGATTTTAATAGACTTCTTGCAAAATTAATATGATAATTATAATTTTTAAATTTAAAATAAATATAAAAGTGTTATTAAAATAATTTTTAGATTATTTTTACAAATATTTTGTCATTAAAACATAATAAAAATTATTATTTACAATAAAAAAAGACTGAAATTTTAAATTATCAAATATATTTAAACTAATAGTTGTAAATTATAAATTGAAGCTATTAAATTAAATCTTAAAGCAAATCTTTTTCTACGATTTCGATATTTTTCACTAATAATTTTAAATTTTTTAAGTATAGCAAAAACATTTTCAATAACAATTCTCATTTTTGAAATTCGCTCATTATTTTGCTTTTCTTCTTTATTTAAAGGGTTTTTCTTTGATTTTCTTTTAGGAATTAAAACATTATGATTAATTTTTTGTATGCCTTGATAACCTAAATCCACTAAAACAGTTGTTTCTGGTAAAAATTTAATTTTTGAATCTTTTAAAATTTTAAAGTCATGGTTTTTACCATAAGAAAAATCAGAACTAATAATTTTTTTACTATCTTTTTCAATTATAACTTGTGTTTTTATTGTGTGTTTTTTCTTTTTTCCTGAGTAGTGCTGTTTTTGTCTTTTTTTGGGCGTTGGATTTGGCTTTCAGTTACATCAATTATAACAGTCTTATCTTTGAAATAATCTTTTAATAGTGATTTTTGACCAGTAAGTTGTTGAAAATTAGGGTGTTTTATTAAAGTGTCTTCAATTCATTTGATATTTCTATAACAACTACTTTCACTAATATCATAACTTTTTGCAATATGAAAATAAGTTCTATATTCTCTTCAATATTCTAAAGTCATTAAAATACGATTTTCTAATGATAATTTATTGGTTCTTCCGCGACGAAATCTCTTTTTTAATTCTTCTATTTTTAAAATTTCTAGCATTTTATTAAAAGTAGTATGTTTAATACCAGTTAATCTTAAAAAATTTTTATCACTTATTTGATTATTTTTTTTAAATTTCATTTAAATTCCACCTTTTTATTAAAAACAACAATTCAATTATATTTTAAATTAATTTTGCAAGAAGTCTATTTAAATTATGAACAATGAAATTTATTGATTCAAATTTCATTGCTGGGGCAATCTAGTAAAACAATTTCTCGTTTTATTAAAACTACATTAAAAACTGCTTGATATAATCGTCAAAAATTAATGAAATCAAAACAATTAGAAAATACCCAATTAAAATTTAAAAAATTATCTGGTAAAATCCAAATCGATGAAACATTTATTAAAGAAATCCATAAAGGAAATTTCAAATATAAAACTGATCCACGAAGAATTCACCTTGACCCATTCGCAACTAATACTAAATGCTGTATTCAAATGGCAATTGATAATAATAACAATATTTATGTTAAATCCACAAACACCAAACGTTTACAAAAACAATGAGTTATTGAAAATATGAACAAAGAATTAATTAACGAAAATTCAATTATTACTTCCGATATGCAAAAATTATATTTTTTAGTAGCAAAACAAACAAATTCTACTTTATGTGTAACTAAAACAACAATTAATCCTGAAGCTAGTTATCGTAACTTAAATAAAATCAGTAAATTACAATCTAGTCTTAAAGAAGCCTTAATTCATTATCATGGTTTAGGTTTTACTAATATTCAAAATTATTTAAATCTCTGAAAATGAAAATACCAACATAAGGGTTTAACTCCAAACCAACAAACAGCGGTATTATATTTTAATGTATAAAAAAAGTTAAAGTAAAAATAGTAATTTTACATAAAAGCCTTTTAAAATTATCAAGTTGATGATTTTTTTTATTTTATCAAGAGTTTTCGACAAAATTAAAAAGAGTTTTCGACAAAATTAAAATCTAAGTATAGTATAATTGGGTAATAAACGAGTAATCGGCAATCGCGAGGGTCAGAATGAAAGATATTGATAAATTTTCTAATAATAAAAAATATCTTACTTGATTTAAAAAACTTGGTCAAGTTTTTAAAAGTATTTTTATTGGTAATACTGTTAATAAGAAAATTTTGCGAAATTATTTATATGCTGTTTTGATGGGAACAATTTTATTAATGACACCTTGAGCTGTTAGTAAAACTTATCAATGAGATTTTTTAACAGCATTGTTTACTGCTTCAAGTGCATTTTCTGATACTGGATTAAGTTTAATATCGCCAGCTAAAGACTTAACTTTTTTTGGTCAAATTGTTTTATTGTTGCTAATTCAAATTGGTGGTATTGGAATTATGACTTTAAAGATTATTTTGTTTATTGTAATTGGAAAAAATATTAGTATTGAAGAAAGAATGCTTTTGCAAACAGAAAGAGGTAATACTAAACTTGGGGGTACTGTCCAGTTAATTAAAAATGCTTTTTATGTTTTAGCAATTGTGGAAATTACGGGTGGTGTGATGTTATTTTTTTATTTTTATTTTACACCGATTGATTATTTAGATTCTTTAAAATCACAATCAATTAATTCAATTATTGAACTATTAGGAAAATCGTTTAACACGCCAGATAAATTTAAAGAAATGTTAATTACTAAGGTTTCTGATTGAGAAAATTTTGTTACTGCGGGCAAGGAATTTCCTAATGAATTAGCACGAATTATTAATGGTGTTACTAATAAATATGATAATAATGCTGTAGGGTTTTTACAAATAATTGATAATGATTATTTGCAACAATTAATTATTAAGAATTTTAATGTTACCTATCGAAATTTTGGTAGTAGTTTTTGATCAGGGATTTTTCATTCGGTTTCAGCAACTAATAATGCTGGTTTTGATATTATTGGTCCTAATTCTTTAAGTCCCTATCGGACACAATATTTTGTTCAAGTAATTTTTTTAGTTCAACTGATTATTGGTGGTATTGGTTATCCTGTTTTTTATGATTTAAAGCAAAAGTCGGTGGCGCGTTATCGGGGTATTAAAGTTAATTTTTCATTATTTACTAAAATAAGTGTGATATACTATTTTTCAATTTCTTTTATTGGTATTTTAGCAGTAATTTTGGTTGAATATTTTGTGCCAACAAAGCTTAGTAATACTTTTATTAATGGTGGTATTAGAAATGTTACTAATACTAATGCTGAAACTTTAATGGCGATTATTTTTAATACTTTTTCAACAAAAAGTGCTGGATATAGTACGATTGATATTAGTTATTTTAAATCGTCCTCAAAGTTTATTTTTTCGATTTTGATGTGGATTGGAGCGTCACCTAGTTCTACTGGTGGTGGAATTAGAACGACAACGCTAGCATTAGTTATGGTGAGTATTATTGCTAGTGCGACACGAAAAAATAATATTAATATGTTTAAAGCTAAAGTTCCTAATGAGACAGCAAAACGTGCCACAGCAGTTTTTATTATGGCGATTTTAATTGTCTTTTTGGCGTCTTTAATTATTGTTAGCGAAAATGTGCAGGTGCCGATTGTTGAGGCTTTGTTTATATCTTCGTCGGCATTTGGAACGGCAGGTTTAACAATGATTCCTGATTTTGGCCTAAGTTTTTCTGATTATGGTGTTATCAGTAAATTATTTTTAATTAGTTTAATGTTTATTGGTCAATTAGGAGTATCAAATACTTTATTATTAGCAGCAAGAAAAAATGAAATTGAACGATTTGCATATTTAGAACAAGATGTGCCTATTGGTTAGGAGGAAATATAATGGCAGTTATAATGGATGGAAAAGCGATTGCTAATGAGATTCAAAATAATTTGAAAAACAATATTAGTAATTATTTAGAAAAAAATTTACGAAAACCTCATTTGGTAGTATTTTTGGTGGGAACAGAAGAAGCATTAAAAGTATATGTGAATCACAAAATAAAAGTTTGTGAAAAGTTAGAAATTCAAGTTAGTTTAAAAACTTTTAATGAAAATGTTAGTGAGCAGGATTTATTAACAGTAATTAATAAAGTAAATAATGATGATACAGTTGATGCGATTTTGGTGCAGTTACCATTACCTAAACATCTTAATAAAAATCGGATTTTAGATCATATTAATGCTCCTAAAGATGCTGATGGTTTACATTATATTAATGCTGGTAAGTTATTTCAAGGGTTAAAAACGATTGCTCCTTGTACCCCATTAGGAGTAATTAAACTGTTAGAAGCATATAATATTGATGTTTTTAAAAAAACGGTTACAATGGTGGGGACAAGTAATCTTGTTGGTAAACCTTTGGCTATTATGTTGCATCATTTAGGGGCAACAGTTACATTATGTAATGAAAATACTGTTGATTTAAAAAAGCATACAATTGGTAGTGATATTGTTATTAGTGCTGTTGGTGTTGCTAATTTAATTGATGAAACAATGATTAAAGCTAATGCGATTGTAGTTGATGTGGCTATTGTTCGCGATTTGGAAACAAATCGGATTTGTGGTGATATTAAGTTTGATACGGTTAAAGAAAAAGTTAGTTATATTACTCCAGTTCCTGGTGGCGTTGGACCAATGACAATTGCAATGTTAGTAACTAATGTTTATGACTTGTATGTTATTAATATGAATAAGAAAAATTTGAATGTTGTTAATATGAATAATAAAAGTTTAATTGTGGAGTAGTAATTTATGTGAAATCATTTAGAAATTGTTAATCAAGCTTTATTTATTCTTATTAGTTTTTTATTAGGCATTATTTTTGTTGCTTATTTGGTTTTATCTTTATTGTGATTGATATTTTCTTTTATTAAAAAAGGTAATAGTAAAAATCGTGATGGTGGTGAATATTTGGAAGCTATTTTTCGTCAAGAAAAATATCATTTTAAAATTAAAATAACTAAAGTAACGATGCGTTACTTTAATGTTAAATATTATAAACAAGAAGTTAATATTAAAACTAGTGATTATTATAACGATAGTATTTTTCATATTTATAATTGTTTAACTTATGTTGCAAAAATAAAATGAAAACAAAATGGTAAAGGGTATGTATTTTTTATTCATCTAGCAAATTTTATGTTTATTTTTGCATTATTATGTTATTTTGGAATGATAATTTTATTTTTGCAGTTTTATTCACAAGATTTAATTAGTATTACAAATCTTAATTTAATTAGTAGTGCGATTGGATATACTAGTTTAGTGGTGCTAATTTTAGGATGAACTTTGTGAGTTTATTTCTATGAGTTAATGCGAAAAGATATTTTGCTGTTGGCAGAAGATTATTTAAATGAGCAAGAATATGAACGCATTAGAAAAATTACTCTTATAAAAACTATAATTGTGGGTAGTGATTCATTGTTTATATTTACATTTTAAAGAAAG is drawn from Spiroplasma endosymbiont of Clivina fossor and contains these coding sequences:
- a CDS encoding TrkH family potassium uptake protein, which codes for MKDIDKFSNNKKYLTWFKKLGQVFKSIFIGNTVNKKILRNYLYAVLMGTILLMTPWAVSKTYQWDFLTALFTASSAFSDTGLSLISPAKDLTFFGQIVLLLLIQIGGIGIMTLKIILFIVIGKNISIEERMLLQTERGNTKLGGTVQLIKNAFYVLAIVEITGGVMLFFYFYFTPIDYLDSLKSQSINSIIELLGKSFNTPDKFKEMLITKVSDWENFVTAGKEFPNELARIINGVTNKYDNNAVGFLQIIDNDYLQQLIIKNFNVTYRNFGSSFWSGIFHSVSATNNAGFDIIGPNSLSPYRTQYFVQVIFLVQLIIGGIGYPVFYDLKQKSVARYRGIKVNFSLFTKISVIYYFSISFIGILAVILVEYFVPTKLSNTFINGGIRNVTNTNAETLMAIIFNTFSTKSAGYSTIDISYFKSSSKFIFSILMWIGASPSSTGGGIRTTTLALVMVSIIASATRKNNINMFKAKVPNETAKRATAVFIMAILIVFLASLIIVSENVQVPIVEALFISSSAFGTAGLTMIPDFGLSFSDYGVISKLFLISLMFIGQLGVSNTLLLAARKNEIERFAYLEQDVPIG
- a CDS encoding bifunctional 5,10-methylenetetrahydrofolate dehydrogenase/5,10-methenyltetrahydrofolate cyclohydrolase: MAVIMDGKAIANEIQNNLKNNISNYLEKNLRKPHLVVFLVGTEEALKVYVNHKIKVCEKLEIQVSLKTFNENVSEQDLLTVINKVNNDDTVDAILVQLPLPKHLNKNRILDHINAPKDADGLHYINAGKLFQGLKTIAPCTPLGVIKLLEAYNIDVFKKTVTMVGTSNLVGKPLAIMLHHLGATVTLCNENTVDLKKHTIGSDIVISAVGVANLIDETMIKANAIVVDVAIVRDLETNRICGDIKFDTVKEKVSYITPVPGGVGPMTIAMLVTNVYDLYVINMNKKNLNVVNMNNKSLIVE
- a CDS encoding Mbov_0401 family ICE element transposase-like protein, which translates into the protein MLEINNNLKTPENKHWLNLFTTHKNMYTNKCEQLANEYEKLDEYLYLHHYRLKQGYKVVHFATRTIITIFGDVIFKRRRYKYWNQKSGKFEYVCLLDKEIGLLPKQRIYFDVQFKVLSLLGDGKRYRDVLDALNHCYISKASISNVLNKYDIAEYFQLAEKETKNRIDVKNKNLYIQLDETFLATLDQKVKQDQRIRLVTFHTGHKEKNYKNARRELENKRGHFLMLKVGKRINTMDYRDLLIKELQKHYVNINYDKIIVCGDGDTWIREIANSFGNVRYILDGYHAIKKLKQTAFNIIFENRKVTLNSWIKLYKDGNNQKLIKNIRNDAKNELNKDIKTNLRKASNYFSNNKHGIHNQNLEWNIGCSIESDVSHLVKQQLGYGAKIYNHKNLNNLLHLRMANLNKLNVLHYINENINSEIEIRKEIYKNSLWNKYNNKNDDSWINYKGNAVTNKYNRFK
- a CDS encoding transposase, with protein sequence MQEVYLNYEQWNLLIQISLLGQSSKTISRFIKTTLKTAWYNRQKLMKSKQLENTQLKFKKLSGKIQIDETFIKEIHKGNFKYKTDPRRIHLDPFATNTKCCIQMAIDNNNNIYVKSTNTKRLQKQWVIENMNKELINENSIITSDMQKLYFLVAKQTNSTLCVTKTTINPEASYRNLNKISKLQSSLKEALIHYHGLGFTNIQNYLNLWKWKYQHKGLTPNQQTAVLYFNV
- a CDS encoding transposase family protein; this encodes MKTQVIIEKDSKKIISSDFSYGKNHDFKILKDSKIKFLPETTVLVDLGYQGIQKINHNVLIPKRKSKKNPLNKEEKQNNERISKMRIVIENVFAILKKFKIISEKYRNRRKRFALRFNLIASIYNLQLLV
- a CDS encoding transposase family protein → MKFKKNNQISDKNFLRLTGIKHTTFNKMLEILKIEELKKRFRRGRTNKLSLENRILMTLEYWREYRTYFHIAKSYDISESSCYRNIKWIEDTLIKHPNFQQLTGQKSLLKDYFKDKTVIIDVTESQIQRPKKDKNSTTQEKRKNTQ